One window from the genome of Candidatus Didemnitutus sp. encodes:
- a CDS encoding TonB-dependent receptor produces MILSLSSCEPVRRARVAAVGFCLVACSLSAQTVAEPEQSVAKPEKDPAASDAVVTLSPFQVSATADRGYRAGNSVSATRIDVAIKDLPFSVSAFTPQFIGDIGARELFDVAKFSPSVTAAGVEFASGNSVYAIRGFNQSPQRNGFAGEAYVDSTTIERVEVVKGPASVLYGEVAPGGTVNYITKRPSNKAATTVGVKAGSYGYFRASLDHNQPLLKNQLLFRVNASWENDIQYFTPGQVHSQSLAPTFTWKINDRVSLNVEYQNFQRDENPPYATRLPTSRIVAPLPASGILSTASVLQKQSGEDRGFVGFYPLPDDFTISSRHDRRISEMESLSSELTVKIDDHWTARANFSWSKYKIWFKGTGLGQVNITVPDRYIPSGTPYPTTANAVYLAAAQAYADDLLKNPALALDAPYAQLQRRLNLQETFGTGRAAQAEVTGKYKFGRTEVKPLLGASYLEYQDNTRNRLAAASQFPAPWNIKDPSTWNRDTDYSPETLPLQQFDRGVRRSKAVYGILNSSFFDNRVYTVAGGRYSRTSGANDNFLTPSASIGKSEHSKFSPQFGGGWKITRDILVYGSYSTSFQNSIANLQIANVPSGPASPTTSEGWEFGVKTDLLGGRVSSTVSVFGIEQRDRVINFNTTSPTGVVLVNRMQGTRDRSRGVEVETTLSPIEGFQIYLSGSLNDVKVVETPVGTEYLLGSHPENTVRELANAQARYSFKHGALRGLWTSLGVNYSGKKAQRVNNPALFTDPYTLLNAAVGYGWKLSGRPASVTVNWDNVTDEKYVPAAFLRGRPTVVTCEFKLTY; encoded by the coding sequence ATGATCCTCTCGCTGTCCTCCTGCGAACCGGTCCGGCGCGCGCGCGTTGCCGCCGTCGGCTTCTGCCTCGTCGCTTGCTCGCTGTCGGCTCAGACCGTCGCCGAACCCGAGCAGTCCGTGGCCAAACCGGAAAAAGACCCCGCCGCGAGCGATGCCGTCGTCACCCTCTCGCCCTTCCAGGTCTCCGCGACCGCCGATCGCGGCTACCGCGCCGGCAATTCCGTGTCGGCCACCCGCATCGACGTCGCGATCAAGGATCTGCCGTTTTCCGTCAGCGCGTTCACGCCGCAGTTCATCGGCGACATCGGGGCGCGCGAGCTGTTCGATGTGGCGAAGTTCTCGCCGAGCGTCACGGCGGCGGGCGTGGAGTTCGCCAGCGGCAATTCCGTCTACGCCATCCGCGGCTTCAACCAGAGCCCGCAGCGCAACGGCTTCGCCGGCGAGGCCTACGTCGACTCGACGACGATCGAGCGCGTCGAGGTGGTGAAGGGTCCCGCCTCCGTCCTCTACGGCGAGGTCGCGCCCGGCGGCACGGTGAACTACATCACGAAGCGTCCGTCGAACAAGGCCGCGACGACCGTCGGCGTGAAGGCCGGCAGCTACGGCTACTTCCGCGCGAGCCTCGACCACAACCAGCCGCTGCTGAAAAACCAGCTCCTCTTCCGGGTGAACGCGTCGTGGGAAAACGACATCCAGTATTTCACCCCGGGCCAGGTTCACTCCCAGTCGCTCGCGCCGACGTTCACTTGGAAAATCAACGACCGCGTCTCGCTCAACGTCGAGTATCAGAACTTCCAGCGCGACGAGAACCCGCCCTACGCCACGCGCCTCCCGACCTCGCGCATCGTCGCGCCGCTGCCGGCCTCGGGCATCCTCAGCACGGCGAGCGTGCTCCAAAAGCAGAGCGGCGAGGACCGCGGCTTCGTCGGCTTCTATCCGTTGCCCGACGATTTCACGATCTCGTCGCGCCACGATCGCCGCATCTCCGAGATGGAATCGCTCAGCTCGGAGCTGACGGTGAAGATCGACGACCACTGGACCGCGCGCGCGAACTTCAGCTGGAGCAAATACAAGATCTGGTTCAAGGGCACCGGCCTCGGCCAGGTCAACATCACTGTGCCCGACCGCTACATCCCCTCGGGCACGCCCTATCCCACGACGGCGAACGCCGTCTACCTCGCCGCCGCGCAAGCCTACGCCGACGACCTCCTGAAAAATCCCGCGCTCGCGCTCGATGCGCCCTACGCGCAGCTGCAGCGCCGCCTCAATCTCCAGGAAACGTTCGGCACCGGCCGCGCCGCGCAGGCGGAGGTGACCGGCAAATACAAGTTCGGCCGCACGGAGGTGAAGCCGCTCCTCGGCGCCTCCTACCTCGAATACCAGGACAACACCCGCAACCGTCTCGCGGCCGCATCCCAGTTCCCCGCGCCATGGAACATCAAGGACCCGTCGACCTGGAACCGCGACACCGACTACAGCCCCGAGACGCTTCCGCTCCAGCAATTCGACCGCGGCGTGCGTCGCAGCAAGGCCGTCTACGGCATCCTCAACAGTTCCTTCTTCGACAACCGCGTCTACACCGTCGCGGGCGGACGCTACTCGCGCACGTCAGGCGCCAACGACAACTTCCTCACTCCGTCCGCGAGCATCGGCAAATCCGAGCACAGCAAATTTTCCCCGCAGTTCGGCGGCGGCTGGAAAATCACCCGCGACATCCTCGTCTACGGTTCCTACAGCACGTCGTTCCAGAACTCGATCGCCAACCTCCAGATCGCCAACGTGCCCTCCGGCCCCGCGTCGCCGACGACGTCCGAGGGCTGGGAGTTCGGCGTGAAGACCGACCTGCTCGGCGGACGCGTCTCGTCCACCGTGTCGGTGTTCGGCATCGAGCAGCGCGACCGCGTGATCAACTTCAACACCACCAGCCCGACCGGCGTCGTCCTCGTCAACCGCATGCAGGGCACGCGCGACCGCAGCCGCGGCGTAGAGGTGGAGACGACGCTGTCGCCGATCGAGGGTTTCCAAATCTACCTCAGCGGCTCGCTCAACGACGTGAAGGTCGTGGAGACGCCCGTGGGCACGGAATACCTGCTCGGCTCCCATCCGGAAAACACCGTGCGCGAACTCGCCAACGCGCAGGCTCGCTATTCGTTCAAGCACGGCGCACTCCGCGGCCTTTGGACCTCGCTCGGCGTGAACTACTCGGGCAAGAAGGCGCAGCGCGTGAACAATCCCGCGCTCTTCACCGATCCTTACACGCTCCTCAACGCCGCGGTCGGCTACGGCTGGAAGCTCTCCGGCCGCCCTGCCAGCGTCACGGTGAACTGGGACAACGTCACCGATGAGAAATACGTGCCGGCCGCATTCCTCCGCGGACGCCCGACGGTGGTGACGTGCGAATTCAAACTCACCTACTGA
- a CDS encoding metalloregulator ArsR/SmtB family transcription factor — translation MADSWDSLKTLSDSTRLRVLALLLKEELSVAELQDILGMGQSRISSQLALLRQAGFVNDRREGKKAFYSLRANLPPKQLALLRAACDSVAELSESAEDRENLDRVLQRRRRVSEQYFNLIAGRLGKGYCPGRSWEALGHLALRLVPAITVADLGAGEGLVSQLLAQRAERVWCIDSSPKMVEVGTELAKKNGLANLSYKLGDIEQVPLADKSVDLAILSQALHHAAHPEAAVDEAFRILKPGGQLLVLDLKEHTFEKARELYGDLWLGFKESALHGFLKKAGFQKVEVTTVAREEGEPRFETLLASGVKAAR, via the coding sequence ATGGCCGATTCCTGGGACAGCCTGAAAACCCTCTCCGACTCCACGCGTCTCCGCGTGCTCGCGCTGCTGCTCAAGGAAGAGCTATCCGTCGCCGAGTTGCAGGACATCCTCGGCATGGGCCAGTCGCGCATTTCGTCCCAACTCGCACTGCTCCGCCAGGCCGGTTTCGTGAACGACCGTCGTGAGGGCAAAAAAGCCTTCTACTCGCTCCGCGCCAATCTTCCGCCCAAGCAACTCGCGCTGCTGCGCGCCGCCTGCGACTCCGTCGCCGAGTTGTCCGAGTCCGCCGAGGATCGTGAGAATCTCGACCGCGTGCTCCAGCGCCGCCGTCGCGTCTCCGAACAGTATTTCAACCTCATCGCCGGCCGGCTCGGCAAAGGCTACTGCCCCGGTCGCTCGTGGGAAGCGCTGGGGCATCTCGCCCTGCGCCTCGTGCCCGCCATCACCGTCGCCGATCTCGGCGCGGGCGAAGGTCTCGTCTCGCAACTCCTCGCGCAGCGCGCCGAGCGCGTCTGGTGCATCGACAGTTCGCCGAAAATGGTCGAGGTCGGCACGGAGCTCGCGAAGAAGAACGGCCTCGCCAACCTCAGCTACAAGCTCGGCGACATTGAGCAGGTGCCGCTCGCCGACAAGTCCGTCGATCTCGCCATCCTCTCGCAGGCGCTGCATCACGCCGCGCATCCGGAGGCGGCCGTGGACGAGGCGTTCCGCATCCTCAAGCCCGGCGGCCAGCTCCTCGTGCTCGACCTGAAGGAGCACACCTTTGAAAAAGCGCGCGAGCTCTACGGTGACCTCTGGCTCGGCTTCAAGGAAAGCGCCCTGCACGGTTTCCTGAAGAAGGCCGGCTTCCAGAAAGTCGAGGTTACTACGGTCGCGCGCGAGGAAGGCGAACCCCGTTTCGAAACGCTGCTCGCGAGCGGCGTCAAAGCCGCGCGCTGA
- a CDS encoding ATP-dependent 6-phosphofructokinase, whose product MANIKAKGTIGILTGGGDVPGLNPAIRAVTIRALREGYKVIGIRKGWGGLISMIRDKDHDNSEYYVHLTEEIVNRAGRTGGTFLHSSRTRPSHVPKNSVPEHLKSSFSADINDLTPEVLKNLEWLGIDHIIPIGGDDTLSYGVHLFQKGMKVIAIPKTMDNDVPGTDYCIGFSTCVSRTISLVNTLRTSAGSHERFLVVEVFGRYAGFTAMLPTMAGAANRCVIPEWKFNIERLTELLVADRINNPSKYSIVLVSEGASFEGEEMVYESAEKDMFGHAKLGGIGDMVASRLKDLSPKFNKGKKIDCINQRLGYLVRGGDPDAVDSIVPMAYGNLALDLIMQGIHGRLVVLKNGRYDNLPIEVITSTKKLVNVDKFYNTDRLRPHYHSFEMRPQFIMTSE is encoded by the coding sequence ATGGCGAATATCAAAGCGAAGGGCACGATCGGCATCCTGACGGGTGGCGGCGACGTGCCAGGACTCAACCCCGCGATTCGTGCCGTCACGATTCGCGCCCTGCGCGAAGGCTACAAGGTCATCGGCATCCGCAAAGGCTGGGGCGGCCTGATTTCGATGATCCGCGACAAGGATCACGACAACAGCGAGTATTACGTCCACCTCACCGAGGAGATCGTGAATCGCGCCGGGCGCACCGGCGGCACGTTCCTGCACAGCTCGCGCACGCGCCCGAGCCACGTGCCGAAGAACAGCGTGCCCGAGCACCTGAAATCCAGTTTCAGCGCCGACATCAACGACCTGACGCCCGAGGTGCTAAAGAATCTCGAGTGGCTCGGCATCGACCACATCATCCCGATCGGCGGCGACGACACGCTCAGCTACGGCGTGCACCTTTTCCAGAAGGGCATGAAGGTGATCGCGATTCCGAAGACGATGGACAACGACGTCCCCGGCACGGACTACTGCATCGGTTTCAGCACCTGCGTGTCGCGCACCATCAGCCTCGTGAACACGCTGCGGACGTCGGCCGGTTCGCATGAGCGCTTCCTCGTCGTCGAGGTCTTCGGCCGCTATGCGGGCTTCACCGCGATGCTGCCGACGATGGCCGGCGCGGCGAACCGCTGCGTGATTCCCGAGTGGAAGTTCAACATCGAGCGCCTCACCGAGCTGCTCGTCGCCGACCGCATCAACAATCCGAGCAAATACTCCATCGTGCTCGTTTCCGAGGGCGCATCCTTCGAGGGCGAGGAGATGGTCTACGAGAGCGCGGAGAAGGACATGTTCGGCCACGCCAAGCTCGGCGGTATCGGCGACATGGTGGCGTCGCGCCTGAAGGACCTCTCGCCGAAATTCAACAAGGGCAAAAAAATCGACTGCATCAACCAGCGCCTCGGCTACCTCGTGCGCGGCGGCGATCCCGACGCGGTCGACTCGATCGTGCCGATGGCCTACGGCAATCTCGCGCTCGATCTGATCATGCAGGGCATCCACGGGCGGCTCGTGGTGTTGAAGAACGGCCGCTACGACAATCTTCCGATCGAGGTCATCACCTCGACCAAGAAGCTCGTGAACGTCGACAAGTTCTACAACACCGACCGGCTGCGCCCGCACTACCACAGCTTCGAGATGCGCCCGCAGTTCATCATGACGAGCGAGTGA
- the ptsP gene encoding phosphoenolpyruvate--protein phosphotransferase, whose translation MDARGKTETVIRGIAASRGIAYGQVFLYLQSELEVPRYQVEPAKRVQEIARFEQALVTTRQQIAAIQQQVRKNLSEEEALIFDAHQMVLEDQALIGETIRDFETTGLNIETCFNAVAQRYIQAFAEIDDEYLRERAADIKDVARRVLHVLLGQSAMNLSELVEKRIIVAHDISPSEAAGIDRSAALGIVTDSGSRTSHAVIVARSMKIPAVVAVRDLTKSAKDGDWIIIDGYEGVAILHPTQATLFRYGKIQKERSSFESRLLAANELPAETLDGVRVILRANIEKADEVALVRQYRGEGVGLYRTEYLYLSSHHLPNEEHQYANYRAIVEGLAPAPVTIRTLDIGGDKPLPGNPELIGPEANPFLGFRAIRMCLENPELFKEQLRAVLRASAHGKVEIMYPMIGCAEELEKANALLAEAKAELKERGQAFDEKVRVGTMIEIPSAALAADTLAPHCQFFSIGTNDLIQYLLAIDRGNNRIAHLYDPTHPAVLRVLKQVIDAAHQFKLKVSVCGEMAGDPIYAPLLVGLGVDELSMTPPLLPAVKYLVRAMKFSEAQKLAVDCLAQTDSKKTAAIVDAFYEKHVGAE comes from the coding sequence ATGGACGCCCGCGGCAAAACCGAGACAGTGATCCGGGGCATCGCTGCGTCGCGCGGCATCGCCTACGGGCAGGTGTTTCTCTACCTGCAGAGCGAGCTCGAGGTGCCGCGCTACCAAGTCGAGCCCGCCAAACGCGTGCAGGAGATCGCGCGGTTCGAGCAGGCGCTGGTGACGACGCGGCAGCAGATCGCCGCGATCCAGCAGCAGGTGCGAAAGAATCTCAGCGAGGAGGAAGCGCTCATCTTCGATGCGCACCAGATGGTGCTCGAGGACCAGGCGCTCATCGGCGAGACGATCCGGGATTTCGAGACGACGGGCCTGAACATCGAGACGTGTTTCAACGCCGTCGCGCAGCGCTACATCCAGGCGTTCGCCGAGATTGACGACGAATACCTCCGCGAGCGCGCCGCCGACATCAAGGACGTCGCCCGCCGCGTGCTGCACGTGTTGCTCGGCCAGTCGGCGATGAATCTCTCCGAGCTGGTCGAGAAACGCATCATCGTCGCGCACGACATTTCGCCTTCCGAGGCCGCGGGCATCGATCGCAGCGCCGCACTCGGCATCGTGACCGACAGCGGCAGCCGCACCAGCCATGCGGTGATCGTCGCGCGCTCGATGAAAATCCCGGCCGTCGTCGCGGTGCGCGATCTGACCAAGAGTGCGAAGGACGGCGACTGGATCATCATCGATGGCTACGAGGGCGTCGCGATCCTGCACCCGACGCAGGCGACGCTGTTCCGCTACGGCAAGATCCAGAAGGAGCGCAGTTCGTTCGAGTCGCGCCTGCTCGCGGCCAACGAATTGCCCGCCGAGACGCTCGACGGCGTGCGCGTGATCTTGCGCGCGAACATCGAGAAGGCCGACGAGGTCGCGCTCGTGCGCCAATACCGCGGCGAGGGCGTGGGCCTCTACCGCACCGAATATCTTTACCTCAGCTCGCACCATCTGCCGAACGAGGAGCATCAATACGCCAACTACCGCGCCATCGTCGAAGGCCTCGCGCCCGCGCCCGTGACGATCCGCACGCTCGACATCGGCGGCGACAAGCCGTTGCCCGGCAATCCCGAGCTGATCGGCCCGGAGGCGAACCCGTTTCTCGGTTTCCGCGCGATCCGCATGTGCCTGGAGAATCCGGAGCTGTTCAAGGAGCAGCTCCGCGCCGTGCTCCGCGCGAGCGCGCACGGCAAGGTCGAGATCATGTATCCGATGATCGGCTGCGCCGAGGAGCTCGAGAAGGCCAACGCGTTGCTCGCCGAAGCGAAGGCCGAGCTGAAGGAGCGCGGTCAGGCATTCGACGAGAAGGTGCGGGTCGGCACGATGATCGAAATTCCCAGTGCGGCGCTCGCCGCCGACACGCTCGCGCCGCACTGCCAGTTTTTCAGCATCGGCACCAACGACCTGATCCAATACCTGCTCGCGATCGATCGCGGCAACAACCGCATCGCGCACCTCTACGACCCGACACACCCGGCGGTCTTGCGCGTGTTGAAGCAGGTGATCGACGCCGCGCACCAGTTTAAGTTAAAGGTCAGCGTCTGCGGCGAGATGGCGGGCGACCCGATCTATGCGCCGCTGCTGGTCGGGCTGGGCGTGGACGAGTTGAGCATGACGCCCCCGCTGCTGCCGGCGGTGAAGTATCTCGTGCGCGCGATGAAGTTCAGCGAGGCGCAGAAACTCGCGGTCGATTGCCTGGCGCAGACCGACTCGAAGAAAACGGCCGCGATCGTCGACGCGTTCTACGAAAAGCACGTCGGCGCGGAGTGA
- a CDS encoding 4-(cytidine 5'-diphospho)-2-C-methyl-D-erythritol kinase produces the protein MSVTVFSPAKINLFLAITGRRADGFHDLVSVAAPLEFGDELEAGSKEQGTGSGERGAEDGGWSAQGGARFTLACDAGDVPLDGTNLILKAAELFAATTGWTGGAHFRLTKRIPMGAGLGGGSSNAVAALRALNQLSGGRASDAQLEAMAARLGSDCALFLRNAPVVMRGRGERVELLPADAAVRLRGRRVLVFKPSFGIATPWAYGRMVARGGDYLDTVCAEEKLATWRVGGAPAEELLFNNMEPAAFEKFVALPVLLAQLRTEFGLAPRMSGSGSACFALLGDNQATAPIVARIRAAWGEAATVVETQIA, from the coding sequence ATGAGCGTGACCGTTTTCAGTCCGGCGAAGATCAATCTGTTCCTGGCCATCACGGGCCGGCGGGCGGATGGCTTTCACGATCTCGTGTCGGTGGCGGCGCCGCTGGAGTTCGGGGATGAGTTGGAAGCGGGGAGCAAGGAGCAGGGCACGGGGAGCGGGGAGCGGGGGGCGGAGGACGGAGGATGGAGTGCGCAGGGCGGGGCGCGGTTCACGCTGGCGTGCGATGCAGGCGACGTGCCGTTGGACGGGACGAATTTGATTTTGAAAGCGGCGGAGCTGTTCGCGGCGACGACGGGCTGGACGGGCGGCGCGCACTTTCGGCTGACGAAGCGCATCCCGATGGGCGCAGGGCTCGGCGGCGGGAGCAGCAACGCCGTGGCGGCGCTCCGGGCGTTGAACCAGCTATCGGGCGGGCGAGCGAGCGACGCGCAGCTCGAGGCGATGGCGGCGCGGCTCGGGTCGGATTGCGCGCTGTTTCTGCGGAACGCACCGGTCGTGATGCGCGGGCGCGGCGAACGGGTGGAGCTGTTGCCGGCGGACGCGGCGGTGAGGTTGCGCGGGCGGCGTGTGCTGGTTTTTAAACCGAGTTTCGGCATCGCGACGCCGTGGGCTTACGGGCGCATGGTGGCGCGCGGCGGCGATTATCTGGACACGGTGTGCGCCGAAGAGAAACTTGCGACGTGGCGCGTCGGCGGTGCGCCGGCCGAGGAACTGCTTTTCAACAATATGGAGCCGGCGGCGTTCGAAAAATTCGTCGCGTTGCCCGTCCTGCTGGCGCAATTGCGGACGGAGTTCGGGCTCGCGCCGCGCATGAGCGGCAGCGGCAGCGCGTGTTTCGCCCTGCTCGGTGACAATCAGGCAACGGCTCCAATCGTGGCGCGGATTCGCGCGGCGTGGGGCGAAGCCGCGACGGTGGTTGAGACGCAAATCGCCTAG
- the pyrF gene encoding orotidine-5'-phosphate decarboxylase → MPCDLILALDVPTREEAAPILRQLRGQLRWVKIGLQMFTAYGPNYVREVAGMGFDIFLDLKLHDIPNTVAKAVESLGPLPIKMLTLHTAGGSEMMRAAVAAQQKSNPNLLLLGVTVLTSMDATGLAEIGVTIAPEQQVARLGRLAADSGMRGLVCSPLEVSLLRSSLPAHMQLVTPGIRPASEQGSDDQKRVMTPADAARAGSSYIVVGRPILKAADPAAAARGILAELHGA, encoded by the coding sequence ATGCCCTGCGATCTGATCCTTGCCCTAGACGTTCCCACGCGCGAAGAAGCCGCCCCGATCCTCCGCCAATTGCGCGGCCAGCTCCGCTGGGTGAAGATCGGCCTCCAGATGTTCACCGCCTACGGGCCGAACTACGTGCGCGAAGTCGCCGGTATGGGCTTCGACATCTTTCTCGATCTCAAGCTCCACGACATCCCCAACACCGTCGCCAAAGCCGTCGAGTCGCTCGGCCCGCTGCCGATCAAGATGCTCACGCTCCACACCGCCGGCGGCAGCGAGATGATGCGCGCCGCCGTCGCCGCCCAGCAGAAATCGAATCCCAACCTCCTCCTTCTCGGCGTCACCGTGCTCACCTCGATGGACGCCACCGGCCTCGCCGAGATCGGCGTCACCATCGCCCCCGAGCAACAAGTCGCGCGCCTCGGCCGCCTCGCCGCCGACAGCGGCATGCGCGGCCTCGTCTGCTCGCCGCTCGAAGTCTCTTTGCTCCGCTCCTCGCTCCCGGCCCACATGCAACTCGTCACGCCCGGCATCCGCCCCGCCAGCGAGCAAGGGAGCGACGACCAGAAGCGCGTCATGACACCCGCCGACGCCGCGCGCGCCGGCTCGAGCTACATCGTCGTCGGCCGCCCGATCCTCAAGGCCGCCGATCCCGCCGCCGCCGCCCGCGGCATCCTCGCCGAACTCCACGGTGCCTGA
- the ispD gene encoding 2-C-methyl-D-erythritol 4-phosphate cytidylyltransferase — translation MSRTAAILLAAGSSRRMAGTVADKILAPLAGKPVFAHSAATFYRSGVIDFFVVTYRDQRQMVELSAYAPTPTLFVPGGAERQDSVAAALAELPEDVKYVFIHDCARPLVRPEQLHALHKIVRREDAVVLAHRVTDTIKEHSGEGMLRTLNRDQLWAMETPQVFSRDLICRAYAKAAAQKKRLTDDASAVELLKHPVALLENPHPNPKLTTPADLAYAEFLFSQSDLSAES, via the coding sequence ATGAGCCGCACCGCCGCCATCCTTCTCGCCGCCGGGAGCAGTCGCCGCATGGCCGGCACCGTCGCCGACAAGATCCTCGCCCCACTCGCCGGCAAACCGGTCTTCGCGCACTCGGCCGCCACGTTCTACCGCAGCGGCGTCATCGACTTCTTCGTCGTCACCTACCGCGACCAACGCCAGATGGTCGAACTCTCCGCCTACGCGCCCACGCCCACGCTCTTCGTCCCCGGCGGCGCCGAACGTCAGGACTCCGTCGCCGCCGCCCTCGCAGAGCTGCCCGAGGACGTGAAATACGTCTTCATCCACGACTGCGCCCGCCCGCTCGTCCGCCCGGAACAACTCCACGCGCTCCACAAGATCGTCCGCCGCGAAGACGCCGTCGTGCTCGCCCACCGCGTCACCGACACGATCAAGGAACACTCCGGCGAAGGCATGCTGCGCACCCTGAATCGCGACCAGCTCTGGGCCATGGAGACGCCGCAAGTCTTCTCCCGCGACCTCATCTGCCGCGCCTACGCCAAAGCCGCCGCGCAGAAGAAACGCCTCACCGACGACGCCTCCGCCGTCGAACTTCTCAAACACCCCGTCGCACTCCTCGAAAACCCGCACCCGAACCCAAAGCTCACGACGCCGGCCGATTTGGCCTACGCCGAGTTCCTGTTCAGCCAATCGGACCTGAGCGCTGAAAGCTGA
- the ispF gene encoding 2-C-methyl-D-erythritol 2,4-cyclodiphosphate synthase, translated as MASFRIGHGYDIHRTVPDRALVLGGVKFDCDFGLDGHSDADALTHAICDALLGAAALPDIGHFFPNTDPRWKGVDSQLLLQHVVAALRERGWRPANIDASLIAERPKIAPRLAEMKAVLARSAGLPVDCVGLKATTNEGSDDIGRGLAIAAHAVALIERV; from the coding sequence ATGGCCTCCTTCCGCATCGGTCACGGCTACGACATCCACCGCACGGTGCCGGACCGCGCGCTCGTCCTCGGCGGCGTGAAGTTCGACTGCGACTTCGGCCTCGACGGCCATTCCGACGCCGACGCGCTCACCCATGCCATCTGCGACGCGCTCCTCGGCGCCGCCGCGCTGCCCGACATCGGCCACTTTTTTCCCAACACCGACCCGCGCTGGAAAGGCGTGGACTCGCAACTGCTCCTCCAACACGTCGTCGCCGCCTTGCGCGAACGCGGCTGGCGTCCCGCCAACATCGACGCCTCACTCATCGCCGAGCGCCCGAAAATCGCCCCGCGCCTCGCCGAGATGAAAGCCGTCCTCGCCCGCTCCGCCGGCCTGCCCGTCGATTGCGTCGGGCTGAAGGCGACGACCAACGAAGGCAGCGACGACATCGGCCGCGGCCTCGCCATCGCCGCGCACGCCGTCGCGCTGATCGAGCGCGTCTGA